tattctaTTTTCAATCAAACGATGAAATTTTTGCTTTAATCAAATATAATCCCTTTTTCTTTGTTTACTAAAAAATCAAATCGCGTCTATACTGAATAAAGACAACGGTCTTATATTAGCAAGTATGTTGCTTATTGAAGAAATAATATCAATTGAATAGCAAAATTTCTTCGAACTTGGTAGTCTCGATAATGATTAGAATAATCAATAGTCTTTGACTACATCTAGACTTATCGTAACACATTTCTAACAAtaggaaaatcatatatatatatatatatatatatatgtgtgtgtgtgtgtgtgtgtgtatatatgcatatgtttatatatatatatatatatatatatatatatatatatgtgtgcgtgtacacacatacacacacacacatatctatatatatatatatatatatatatatatatatatatatatatacagtatatatataaatatatatatatatatatatatatatatatatatatatatatatatatatacatacatatatatttatttatttatttatttatttttattcatatgtgtgtgttaataGTGCGTAAGCTGCACATGCTTTTATAAAGTCAGGATCATATTTTGTTATCTAATTAATATCTTAGGATTCGAATGCCCTGGAATGTGGAATATGCAACGAACTCTACGACGAAGGAGACTTCTGTCCAAGAATTCTTCCGTGTTCCCATTCGCATTGCTCGAGCTGCATACAGCAACTGATTTCTACAAGACAGAAGTTTTGCCCGATCTGTAGGCGAGGATTCACAGCTGTTTCCGCGGGCGACCTTATGATAAACAGAAGCCTTGTTGACGTAATTCGTCAATTTAGTGCTTCGGGTAGACCCAGGAACCATAGATTTGGGGTCCCGGGTAGACCATTCAAGGGAGCGGAGGAGCGGAGTTCTCAGGCAGAGCGTCTGGAATTCCAGAAGGACATCATCAAGATTAGATTAGCTCAATGCAAAGAGAAAAGGACAGTCATTCAAAAATCCATCCAAAGTTATTTGATGTTCATGGGTGAGGCGTCGAACTTCAGCAAAGAAACTGGCAGCTTGTTCAATGAAATACTCCAAGACTCAAAGAGGGAAGCTGAAATAATGACGAAAGGCCTTGCAGACCAAGTGAAGTTAATGCAAGCCATGACAACCTTATCACTGAAAGGAGAAGATAAGATTGAAGGACTCATAGAGAAATATAACACAGCTAAGACCTCTTCTTCTTTGACGTCTAAGCAATTGGAAGACGATGATAAGTCTTTGAAGGAATACATCCAACACATCGAAGATCAGTGTGTAATTGCGGATAAAAAAATCAGATTAATGAAGCTGGTTAGTATCGTTATATTTgacgtaatatctctctctctctctctctctctctctctctctctctctctctctctctctctctctcttacatctgaTTATATATGAGTGCATGTGCAGTATACATGTatgttacatacattatatatatgtatatatatatatatatatatatatacaaatatattatatatataaatatatatataaatatatatatatatatatatatatatatacaaatatattatatatataaatatatatatatatatatatatatatatatatatatatatatgtatatatctatatatatatatatatatatatatatatataatatatatatatatatatatatgtatatatatatatatatatatatatatatatatatatatatatatatatatatatatatacatatattctaagtAACGGTATGTCCATACAACTCAGATTCTTCTTCCATGATCTTCATATTTCTATAAGCGTATCTTAAACAACGTAGAATCTCGCTGATAATCTAATCAACTCCTTGAGACTTTCCATTCTCCATCCTATTGATTGTCATCATTATACCTTGAAACATTATCGCCTCAAGCTTTTTCACACTTAACCTAACCCCTCTCTATTAATCCATGCATTCAGGAATTCTGAaaaatattccctttttttttactcaaaacaCCATTCGGTTTGGTCACTATAATACAGCAACTTTGTAATCCTAAACAATTTACTCATATTAAGACCCCTGTTTCTTAAATCCATTCTTTTTCCTTCTCACTTTCTTCTTGAATAGTTCATCCTTTCTCTTGTAAGGCTGTTAATGGAAATTTTTGCTCTCTCACAATGGCACCTCAGCtaattcattttcattcttcacTTAACCTGTTGTTTCTTCATTTTAATGATTATTACATTCAAGAGGACTTTGAGCAGTCCTTTGACCGCAAGCACTCCTGCAAGTTCTTTGGGGTCTCTCTGAAATTTTGCATACCGCAGATATAACCCTTCAATTCTTTTGTCTTTAACCTAGCATTTTCTTTCAGTCATTTCTTGTTTCTAAATTATAACCCTCGCTTGTCTTATTTACATTTGTAGCCATATTTTTAATATACCTCTTTAAACAAACTTACTTCAAACTTTAAACCGAACTTCAGCCAAATAATGACCCAGTCACTATCATTTTACCTTCGTATCTATAAACTTTCAATTCCATCTACTCTGCACCTGCACACTATTTTAAAGCTCTTTTGCTATGTTCTATTTTCTGGGTATACTTAGAAACCGAGTATATGCCTCATTTCCAAAAATGTTTTTAAAAGACTCTCCATTATCATTTACTTGAGGAAGTATAAACATATCAATAATTCCATCCTATTCTGTATCAGCCACCTTTGTATTCAATGGATACTAAACTACCTCTGTGTCACACATGAATTCTCTTCTGAAAACAATCTCTAATTTTCAATATCTGTCCACAACATCCCGTCCATAAAGATATTGAACAGCTACGGAGACGTAGCACACTTCTCACAGCCCAAGACACTCTCCTGCCTATACTTACTCTAACACAAGCATTACTTCCACCATAAAATGTTTTAATTGCTCTCAATAATTTAGAATCTATAATCTATATCATACACTCACAATAGCCTTCACATCATCTCTCCATCTAGTCTATCATAAATTTCTTCAAGGTCTACGTAAGccaaatacaatttttttcttctactttcaaACTGTTCAGATAACGGTTGATCCACTCACTACCTTCCCTGTCTAAACCCACACTGTTTTCCTCTTAACAATTTTTGGGTTATCTGTCTTACTTTCTCATGAAAAATATTACCATATATCCTTCTTTATACGCTCAGTAACTTATGCCTTCTTCCTTTAtgtaataaaagatttaaaatatgAGTAAACGGATTCTGTGTTTCTTATATGCTTATTCTGCAAATATACGTATTATTAGCTGGAACAACATTAGTCCTTAGTTTTCTGTCACGACCGTATACTGTAGTGTTTTACATTGCAACTGCCCTAGCCCcctttggggggggggttgttaataGAACCATCCCCAATTACCAAAAAGtccttgatataattttttttttatgttttgatgaTTTCTTAATTTAATAACTTCATGATTTTATAACTTCATGATCTTATAACTTCATGATTTCAGAAATATTTTCGGCTGGAAAGTAAACTTTCCGTTATTCGAGGAATCATGGctgaggaaggacgagaaggagAGTACATAACagtaatagtcatatatatatttctttttacctttattaaaatTACAAAACAATGATCATGCAACAAGAActgtaaagtaaaaattaatatcGATGTATTTACCAGTAAATGCCTTTAGTGGCAaaactatttttactattttctatgttcttgaataattttttaaaagttaaCTAAATGAGATAAAATTTTGTTCTTACTTGTGAAAAGAAAGGTTTCCGAAGTAATGATTCTTATACAGAACATTTTTCAATAAGAGTGAAAACCTTCGAAAGATGAGCAGTTCTCTACGGGAAATTATAGAAGCTGGAAAGCTTTTGGCATTCCAAGATCATCAAGGGAGACGAAGATATGCTTCAATCAAGCTGGAGTCTAGAAAACGTATTAGTCTGTTCCAGCTAAAGGAATTGAGACATGTCCCAGGGGATCCATTTCTTATCAAGGTaatctcttataaaaaaaaagatacaatactaaaaaaaaaaatatctataaatcgCGTAACTGATTATACGACTAATGAATAGCAATGCACTTTCACACTTATAAAATGGAATACACACTTGAAACCCTTATTCTTTACTAATACACTGTTTTTAATACGTCATCTCTGTAAGCTGTATCAATGTAAGTTGGTCATTTATTTAAGGGAAATTTCATTCTTAAAATTTCGTAGTTTTCATATGATAAATCCTTTTTCCAAAGGATTTTAGTTGAGGATTAGAATATGTCAAGCTAGAAGACAATACAGTTGTTTAAGAAGTTCGCAACCAAATGGGTGGGCCAAAAAATGTTGAGGGTTGGTGGCCTTTAAACtcaagaaataatagaaatgagagaaattCTAAGCCTCATTGCCA
Above is a window of Palaemon carinicauda isolate YSFRI2023 chromosome 6, ASM3689809v2, whole genome shotgun sequence DNA encoding:
- the LOC137642658 gene encoding tripartite motif containing 13-like; translated protein: MDSNALECGICNELYDEGDFCPRILPCSHSHCSSCIQQLISTRQKFCPICRRGFTAVSAGDLMINRSLVDVIRQFSASGRPRNHRFGVPGRPFKGAEERSSQAERLEFQKDIIKIRLAQCKEKRTVIQKSIQSYLMFMGEASNFSKETGSLFNEILQDSKREAEIMTKGLADQVKLMQAMTTLSLKGEDKIEGLIEKYNTAKTSSSLTSKQLEDDDKSLKEYIQHIEDQCVIADKKIRLMKLKYFRLESKLSVIRGIMAEEGREGEYITSENLRKMSSSLREIIEAGKLLAFQDHQGRRRYASIKLESRKRISLFQLKELRHVPGDPFLIKHEEAMKLLDLSNCRTFLEIGAGETVKVRLVIKLTSEGHYPSNFLHLCTGSKGPSYGNSKILEVKNTGMKGERVRMGNYETDTKGGGKAVIKGVNWGQEMEKEIYKRKSCQAGLVKGLNGPDEESVSQFFIITKADPASAPYPCFGMVEGELDAFRNIILQQPDLTRLRIVNSGVILSI